The DNA window CTTCCTCTCATTATTTAGGTAATTTGGTCTTTGACTGGTGTAATTCATTAAATGCAATCTACTTCAATTCTATTGAGCCTCCTGCATTTGATGGTCCATTGACTAATCGGGAACGGCCATTTGCCCAGAAATTGTCGATATATGTTCCAGAGGAATCATACGACCTTTACCAAAGTCAGTCCGATTTGTGGATGTATAATGTAGTCGGTATACCTACATCAGCTATTGAGGATATTTTATCTCCTCAGCAAAAAGCTTCAATAATCTCAGTTTATGACATCAACGGCAGATTAGCCTTCGACCGATGGATAAACAGAACAAAAGGCGTCTACATTATCAAAATGTCGGATGGCTCTGTCCGTAAAGTACGTCGATAATATTAAAATTCTACGCATTCAACCTCAACATCCGAGAAGCTAAATTTAGTATGCGCTTGCGCAGGTCGGGTAAATCATATGGATTAAATAAGAATATGGCTTACCTGCTGCCACAAGCGCATACCTCTCTTATACTTAACTCTAATCTGTCCAACCTAAACGACTCTAAACTTTTAAAACTTTTCGCTTGCCGTTTGAAATTAAGTTTGTAAATTTGTCATCCAAAGAAACCCTATGGGGTTTCCCAAGTGTAAAATCATCAAATTTTAATTTCATAATGGCAACCAAACCTTTCAAGTATCAGCCAATGTTCCCGCTTGGCCCTGATACGACCGAATACTACAAACTCACCTCCGATTACGTGAAGGTTGAAAACTGGGGCGGTCATGAATTTCTCGTCATTGACCCAGAAGCTCTGACAGTGCTTGCACGTGCATGTACCCACGACAACGCATTCATGCTTCGTCGCGAGCATAACGAAATGGTAGCTAAAATTCTTTCAGACCCCGAAGCCTCGGAAAACGACAAGTTTGTAGCCCTCACAATGCTCCGCAACGCCGAAGTAGCAGCCAAGGGCGCTCTCCCCTTCTGTCAGGACACAGGCACAGCTATCGTGCATGGTGAAAAAGGCCAGAATGTCTATACAGGCTGTGACGATGAAGAAAAAATCAGCAAAGGTGTATATCTGACTTACACTACCGACAATCTCCGCTATTCGCAGAACGCACCTCTTACTATGTATGACGAGGTAAATACCGGCTGCAACCTTCCCGCGCAGATTGACATCCACGCCGGCGAAGGTGACGAATACAAATTCCTTTTCGTTGCCAAGGGCGGTGGCTCGGCCAACAAGACATATCTCTATCAGGAGACCAAAGCAATTCTCAACCCGAAAACTCTCGTGCCCTTCCTCGTGGAGAAAATGAAGAGCCTCGGAACTGCAGCCTGCCCTCCTTATCACATCGCATTTGTCATCGGAGGTACTTCCGCCGAAAAGAACCTTGAAACAGTGAAGAAGGCATCTGTCAAATATTATGACAATCTTCCTGACCACGGCAACGAACTCGGCCATGCTTTCCGCGACAAAGAACTCGAAGCTGTCTTGAAGAAAGAAGCCGAACGTCTTGGTCTTGGCGCACAGTTCGGAGGTAAATATTTCGCTCACGACATCCGTGTGATCCGTCTTCCCGCCACGGTGCATCCTGCCCCGTAGGGCTCGGCGTTTCTTGCTCGGCTGACCGTAATATCAAAGCAAAAATCAACCGTGAAGGTCTCTGGGTCGAGAAACTCGACAGCAACCCCGGCGAACTCATCCCCGAGGAATACCGCAAGCAGGGCGAAGGCAACGCTGTGAAGATTGACCTTAACCGTCCGATGTCTGAAATTCTTGAAGAGCTGACAAAATATCCTGTTGCAACACGCCTGTCGCTTAACGGCACCATTATCGTTGGACGTGACATCGCACACGCAAAGATTAAAGAGCGTCTTGACAAGGGCGAACCTATGCCTCAGTACCTCAAAGACCATCCCATTTATTACGCAGGCCCGGCCAAGACTCCGGAAGGAATGCCTTCAGGCTCATTCGGCCCGACAACTGCGGGTCGTATGGACTCCTATGTTGACCAGTTCCAGTCGGCAGGTGGCTCTATGGTGATGATTGCAAAGGGCAACCGCAGCAAGCAGGTGACCGACGCATGCCATAAGCATGGCGGTTTCTATCTTGGCTCAATCGGTGGCCCGGCAGCAATCCTTGCGCAGAACAGCATCAAGAAAGTGGAGCTTCTCGAATATCCCGAACTCGGCATGGAAGCGATATGGAAAATCGAGGTGGAAGACTTCCCCGCTTTCATTCTTGTCGACGACAAGGGCAATGATTTCTTTACTGAAATTTCAAACCGCTGCTCAGGTTGTCCCGTAGTCGACGATAAGCATTAATCAGATGCGTTCATTCCGGTGAACCACATTATGATATAAGATTTGACAAGTTGTCTTGAGGTGCGCGCACACAACAATTGTTGCATATCCTTGGCAACTTGTCTTTTCTTCTATTTACCATTTTCTCATCACGTCTAAACTTTCATATCCCGTTTCAAATTGGTCCGGAATATATATGACATCCGCCGTCGTGGCGTTATCGGATTCCTGCTGCTGTCTGTAGTGGTTGTCAGCGTATTCCTGTTTTACTCCGACTCGCTGGTCAAAGACCTTTCGCAACAAGAGCGCGAGCGCATGCAAATCTGGGCTGATGCCACCCGTGAACTTGTCAATCCCGTGAACCCCGATAGTCAGTCTGGTTCTAACGTCGATTTCCTTCTGTCGATTATCGAACGAAACCGCACTATACCAGTGCTTCTGACCGACGAGACAGGAGAAATCATCATGCAGCGCAACTTCTCGCTGCCGGAACCGCCTGATTCACTATCGCTGTCGCTCAGCGATGTGAACCGCAGTTTCCTTGACAAAAAACTTGACGAGCTGCGCAATTCCCCAACGTGATTGAAATTGACATGGGTGAAGCCGGAAAACAATGGCTATACTATGAGGATTCCAAAGTATTGAGAAGCTTGGGATTTTATCCCTACGTACAGCTGCTTGTGCTGTTGGCTTTCGTCCTGATTGTCTACTATGCGGTTTCTTCGACCAAACGAGCTGAACAGAACAAAGTCTGGGTCGGACTTTCCAAAGAAACCGCACATCAGCTCGGGACTCCTATTTCATCACTCATGGCTTGGATGGAACTTCTTGAAGAGTCCGGTGTAAGCCCCGAAACTGTCGCAGAGATGAACAAGGATGTCAAACGGCTGTCGACTATAGCGTCACGTTTTTCAAAAATAGGGTCGCGCCCGTCGATGGAAATCTATGATATAAATGAAATCGTGAGCCATGCCTCCGACTATATGTCATCGCGTATATCTCGGCGCATACGACTGACACTGATGCCTTGGCATGAACCATTGATTGTCACGCTGTCTCCCCCGCTGACCGAGTGGGTGATGGAAAATCTGATAAAAAATGCCGTCGATGCAATGGAAGGCAGCGGAAAAATCGATATTGCAATCAGACCGGAAAAAACCAAAGCGATTATTGAAATTTCAGATACAGGCAAAGGAATCGCACGCAAAAATCAGAAAGCGATTTTCAATCCCGGATTCACGACCAAAAGCCGGGGATGGGGACTGGGACTGACTCTCACAAAGCGAATAATAGAGGAATACCACGGAGGTCTCATCTATGTAAAAAAATCGGAAATCGGTGTCGGCACGACATTTGCCATCGAACTTCCGATGGCCGAAAACGGTTCTCTAAAATAATGCTATTGTCATATTCTGAAAGCATTGTATATCCAATTGCTTGTATCTATTGATTAATATTATCATGACTACTCTTCGACAATTATACGACAGTACCTGTAAAAAACTCGCACCGATTTATGGTGACCGCGAGGCTCGTTGGTTATTCAGAACAATTATGGAACATATCAAAGGCTGGAATCAGGTTGAACTTGCCTTGCGTGCTGACAAAGAAGTTTCGGATTTTATTGTCGGACGTGTTGATGACGCAACCGACAGATTACTTGAAGGTGAACCTGTGCAGTATATCTATGGAGATACTTATTGGCATGGCATGACGCTGAAAGTCAATCCCGCTGTACTGATACCTCGCCCGGAGACAGAAGAGCTTGTCGACATAATAGTCAAGGACAATACCAAGTCTGATCTCAAGGTGCTTGATGTATGTACAGGCTCAGGATGTATAGCTGTGGCACTGGCCAGATCGCTTGATTTTCCCGAGGTCTCAGGCTTTGATATTTCAGACGATGCGCTTGCCGTCGCCCGCGAAAATACGTCAGCCTTGAAAGTGGATGTCAATTTTTTCAAGGCCGATGCCCTTAATCTCTCCAAAGTGGAAAATGAGTTTGACATCATTGTCTCGAATCCTCCCTATGTGCTTGAAAGTGAAAAAGCAGGAATAGACAAAAATGTTCTTGACCACGAACCGCACGTAGCCCTTTTCGTCCCGATGATGAC is part of the Duncaniella dubosii genome and encodes:
- a CDS encoding sensor histidine kinase; translation: MIEIDMGEAGKQWLYYEDSKVLRSLGFYPYVQLLVLLAFVLIVYYAVSSTKRAEQNKVWVGLSKETAHQLGTPISSLMAWMELLEESGVSPETVAEMNKDVKRLSTIASRFSKIGSRPSMEIYDINEIVSHASDYMSSRISRRIRLTLMPWHEPLIVTLSPPLTEWVMENLIKNAVDAMEGSGKIDIAIRPEKTKAIIEISDTGKGIARKNQKAIFNPGFTTKSRGWGLGLTLTKRIIEEYHGGLIYVKKSEIGVGTTFAIELPMAENGSLK
- a CDS encoding N5-glutamine methyltransferase family protein, translating into MTTLRQLYDSTCKKLAPIYGDREARWLFRTIMEHIKGWNQVELALRADKEVSDFIVGRVDDATDRLLEGEPVQYIYGDTYWHGMTLKVNPAVLIPRPETEELVDIIVKDNTKSDLKVLDVCTGSGCIAVALARSLDFPEVSGFDISDDALAVARENTSALKVDVNFFKADALNLSKVENEFDIIVSNPPYVLESEKAGIDKNVLDHEPHVALFVPMMTVLNSIKP